The DNA sequence CCGATCTGAACTCCTACCGCCGCCTGCAAGCCGACCTGCGCGAAGTCGAGGCTGGTTTGCGGAGCATCCCCAAGGACGCGCCCGAGGGCTGGATGCGTGACTTGCGCCGGCAAGCCTTTGAGCGCGCCTGTGCCGAGCATCCCGGCAACCCCGAAAGCACCGCCTACGACGAGCACCACGTCACCGACCAAGACCGCACCGAATACCTGGCCCTGCGCCGCGAGTGCGGCGTGTAAGCCTAGCATGATTTCGTCCTACCAATTCCGCCGTGGCAACCTTACGGCAACGCTGTACCACGGCGACAGCGATGTCGCTGTATGGAAACAGCCGCCAAAACTCCGCCCGGTAATGGCCGGTGCGGAGCCTTTTTTATGACCCGCAAACAGCTTCGCAAGATTGTGCCTTGGTTAGAGTGCAATTTTTATGATACCGAAAACAATAATCCATCTGCTATCGGGCGGACTCGACTCTGTAACGATGCTCTACGATCTCACAAATCAGGGTCACAACGTCCACGCCCTGCTTTTTGATTACAAGCAACGCCACGCGCAAGAACTCCAATTTGCAATAACGCACGCGAAGCGGGCGGGAGTGCTGTGGACGCGAATGGAACTTCCGCAACTCGGTGGACTGAATGAGCAATCGTGGATAGTGCCGAACCGCAATGCCATCTTCTTGAGCGTGGCTGTGAATGTCGCGTGCCAGGCTGGTGCTGACACCGTAACCATCGGGTGTAACGAAGCCGACGCTGAATACTTCCCCGATTGCCGCAAGGCATTTCTGGACGCGATGAATGCCGCTGTGAAATCGGCGGGCTATGACGTGGAAATCTGCGCCCCATATCTCGACAAATCAAAAACGTGGATAGCTCGTCTGGCTTCAGACTTCCGAATCCGTCCGAATGAAATCTGGACGTGCTACCAACCGA is a window from the Deltaproteobacteria bacterium genome containing:
- a CDS encoding 7-cyano-7-deazaguanine synthase; this translates as MIPKTIIHLLSGGLDSVTMLYDLTNQGHNVHALLFDYKQRHAQELQFAITHAKRAGVLWTRMELPQLGGLNEQSWIVPNRNAIFLSVAVNVACQAGADTVTIGCNEADAEYFPDCRKAFLDAMNAAVKSAGYDVEICAPYLDKSKTWIARLASDFRIRPNEIWTCYQPTKTGPCGKCPACKKLESAIA